In a genomic window of Nitrospinota bacterium:
- a CDS encoding radical SAM protein — protein sequence MAYIPSFVTASREGRLPAIVERLYALMDKCGLCPRRCKVNRRAGETGVCGASAQLVISSAFAHFGEEPPLTGMFGSGTVFLAHCSLRCAFCQNFDISHGGSGHACSPPELADIMLGLQRQGCHNINFVTPTHYAPQIVEALGTAAAKGLELPVVWNCGGYESMEALRLLDGVVDIYMPDVKFFDKNSAKKYYKAPDYPETIKAALKEMRRQAGDLALDPRGIAQKGLLIRHLVMPNGGADTAEILKYIAEEISIDSYVNIMDQYRPLYRANKFPEINRRPTSGEFEAAIATARQLGLHRGF from the coding sequence ATGGCGTATATTCCATCGTTTGTCACGGCAAGCCGTGAAGGGCGTCTCCCCGCCATTGTTGAACGACTTTACGCCCTCATGGACAAATGTGGCCTCTGCCCGCGCCGATGCAAAGTAAACCGTCGCGCGGGTGAAACAGGCGTTTGCGGCGCTTCCGCGCAACTGGTCATCTCCAGCGCCTTTGCGCATTTTGGAGAGGAACCGCCGCTGACGGGCATGTTCGGTTCCGGCACCGTCTTCCTTGCCCACTGTTCCTTGCGTTGCGCTTTCTGCCAAAATTTCGACATCAGCCACGGCGGAAGCGGCCATGCATGTTCGCCGCCGGAGTTGGCCGATATCATGCTGGGTCTCCAGCGGCAGGGATGCCATAACATCAACTTTGTCACCCCCACCCATTACGCGCCGCAAATAGTGGAAGCGCTCGGCACGGCGGCGGCAAAAGGGCTTGAGCTTCCAGTAGTCTGGAACTGCGGCGGTTATGAGTCGATGGAAGCGCTCCGCCTGCTTGACGGAGTAGTGGACATCTATATGCCGGATGTCAAATTCTTCGATAAGAATTCGGCAAAAAAATATTACAAAGCGCCAGATTACCCGGAAACAATCAAGGCCGCGCTGAAGGAAATGCGCCGCCAAGCGGGGGACTTGGCGCTTGATCCGCGCGGCATTGCCCAAAAAGGGCTTTTAATACGGCACCTGGTTATGCCCAACGGCGGGGCCGATACGGCGGAAATTCTTAAGTACATAGCGGAGGAAATCTCCATCGACAGCTATGTAAACATCATGGACCAATATCGTCCGCTGTACCGGGCAAATAAATTTCCGGAAATAAACCGGCGGCCGACGAGTGGGGAATTCGAGGCGGCAATTGCCACCGCC